From the genome of Labedella gwakjiensis:
GACGAGACCGGAGCCGTTCGCGAGACCGTTCGGGAAGCGTGTGCTCGTCGACAGCTGCAGGAGTCTCGGGGTTCCGAGACCGTTGGCGGCGACCACGACCACGTCGGCCTCCTGGCGACGCGTGACGCCGTCATCGCCCGTGTAGACGACAGCCGTGGCACGCCCGGCCGCGTCCGTCTCGATCTCCTGGGCCACCGCCCGCGTGATGAGACGGACGCCCTGCGTGAGGAGGTCCGGCCAGTGCGTGACGTCCGGGGAGGCCTTCGCCTTGTTGATGCAGCCCCACATACAGGCGCCGCGCTGCACGCAGGCGCCCTGGTTGCGGTAGTCCTCCGTGGCGATCGCATTGCTCCCCGGCCACCAGTGCCACCCGAGCCGATTGTGCGCCTCGGCCATCATGCGCCCGTGCGGACCGATGGGCGCCGCCTTCATGGGGTACGAGTCGATGTCGGGGAACGCGGGGTCGCCGGGGTACCCGGAGACGCCGAAGTCTCGCTCGATGCGCTCGTAGAAGGGGGCGAGGTCCTCGTAGCTGAGAGGCCAGTCGTCAGCGACACCGTCGAGGCTGCGGACGCGGAAGTCCGACGGCATGAGCCGCATCCAGATCCCGGCGTACATCACGGCGCTGCCGCCGACACCGTTCCAGATCAAGGGCTCGACGTCCGATCGGGACGTGTCGATCGGATAGTCGCTGAACGACCGGCGCACCGTGGGCTGCGGGTTCCACTCCTTGCCGGCGCTGAGCTCGAGGTACTCGTCGGCCACGTGCGATCGGGAGTAGTCGGGCCAGTCGCCCTGCTCGATGCAGACCACGCTGAACCCGTCCTCGACGAATCGTCGAGCCGCGACGGCACCGGCCGGTCCGGCGCCGACGATGACGACGTCGGCCCGGTCATGGGAGGAGGAGAGCTCCATCTGTTGAACACCTTCGTTCGACGATGAAATCCGGGAATGGCGCACGAAACTCTCGCTTCGCGTGTCCCGATTTCTGTACGATCGTATGACGAACTGAAGTCACAGGTCAACGTCGCCGTTCTCGTTCCGGAAGTCGACGCCGACCGCGAGAAAGGACGTCGACGATGACGAACACTCCACCAGCCGCCCGGATGGTCAGAGCCCTGAGCTACGCGGAAGCGCGCGAACTCCTCGATGCGGCACTGCGCCGCGCGGAGGAGATCGGGGTCCCGGCGAGCGTCTCCATCCTCGACGCGACTCGCGAGGTCGTGGCCTTCGGTCGCCAGGACGGGGCACCGCTCCTCACGGGCGAGGTCGCCACGGCCAAGGCCTACACCGCGGCCTCCCTGCGCCAGCCGTCCGGGGACCTGGCCGCGGCCACGTCGCCCACCGGCCCCTTCGCCGGACTCGCCCACGGCTCGACCCGCGGCCTCATCACGTTCGCGGGCGGGTACCCCCTCATCGTCGACGGGGAGGTCGCTGGCGCCGTCGGCGCGAGCGGCGGCTCGATCGAGGAGGACGTCGCGATCGCGACGGCCGCCGTCGAGCTCTTCGCGGGGTGGCAGCGATGAGCGGGCGGGACCAGACGGGCGGGCGGGCCCAGACGGAAGGCCGGGCACAGACGGGCGGGCGGGCACAGGGCCGCCGCGTCGTCATCACCGGCGCCGCGGCGAACATCGGCGCGGCAGCGGCAGAGCTCTTCGCGTCGGAGGGCGCCTCCGTCGTCATCGGCGACATCGACGAGCGCGCCGCCGCAACGGCCGAGCGCATCACCGCTGCCGGCGGGCGCGCCCTCTTCGTGCGGACGGACGTCTCCGACGGCGACTCCATGCAGAATCTGCTGCGAGCGGCAGCGGACGAGATGGGCGGTATCGACGTCCTCGCCAACAACGCGGGCGTGCAGAGGTCATCCCCCATCACCGAGATGACCGAGTCGGACTGGGATCTCCACATGGCGGTGAACGCCCGGTCGTGCTTCCTGTCTGCTCGATACGGAGTCCCATACCTCCTCGACGGCGGCGTCTCCCCGGCCATCGTCAACATGGCGTCCGTCGGCGGATTCAAGGCGCCGGCCGGCTTGGCCGGATACTCGGCCTCGAAGGGCGCCATCATCGCCTTCACCCGCACACTGGCGGCCGAGCTCGGCCCCCAGGGCATCCGCGTCAACTGCGTGGCTCCTGGCTGGGTGGACACGCCCTTCAACGACCCGATCGTCTCCCACATGGGTGGGCGCGCCGCCCAGGACGACGCCGTGCGGGCCGGGGTCCCCCTGCAGCGCCAGGGTCGTTCCGCCGAGATCGCCGAGGCGTTCCTCTACCTCGCCACCGACGCGTCGTCGTTCGTGACCGGCCACGCACTCGTGGTGGACGGCGGAGCGTCCTGACGCCACGTCGATGGCGACGCACTCGGAAAAGTAGTTGCGCCGCGTCGTCGGTCGGGGTTACCTTGAGGTCGCGGTTGTACGACGATCCTACAATCCAAGACCCGATTCCCTGACGCGGCCACGGCCACGCCCTGCCGCTCAGACCGTTCTCAACGAGGAGAAACGAAACATGATGAATCCCTTTCGCCCGGGCATGCGCCGTCGGTTCGCCGCCGGCGCGCTGATCGTCGCTTCGGCGGCCGTCCTCTCCGGTTGTGCAGCCGGCGGGACAGACGGCGGTTCCGGTGGCGGTGACGCCGGTGGCGGCGACAAGCCGATCAAGATCGCTCTCAGCAACTACTTCAACGGCAACATCTGGCGCAAGCAGATGGAGGCGAGCTTCGAGGCCACGGCCAAGGCGAACCCCGACCAGGTGAGTGAGTTCAAGGTCGTGAACTCGGACGGCTCCGCTCCCCAGCAGGCTCAGCAGATCCAGTCCCTCGTCCTCGAGGGCTACGACGCGATCATCATCGACGCAGCCTCCCCCACGGCCCTCAACGGTGCGATCCAGGAGGCGTGCGACGCCGGCGTGACCGTCGTCGTCTTCGACTCCCTTGCCACGGCCGAGTGCGCATACAAGGTCGCCTTCGACTACGAGGCCTACGGACGCGCCGAGGCGCAGTTCATGGCGGACCAGCTCGGAGGGAAGGGGAACATCCTCTTCGTGCGCGGCATCGCCGGCATCACCGTCGACGAGGACATCTACAACGGCGCGACCGAAGTGCTGAAGGACTACCCCGACATGAAGATCGTCGGAGAGGTCTACGGAGAGTTCACCGAGTCGACCGCCCAGCAGGAGGTCGCGAAGATCCTGCCGTCGCTGCCGAAGATCGACGGCGTCCTCACGCAGGGCAACGACGGCGGCGGAACGCTCGACGCCTTCCTGCAGGCCGGCACGTCCCCCGTCCCGCTCGTGATCCAGGGCAACTCGGGCCAGGGGCTCGAGGGCTGGGTCAAGGTCGCACAGGAGAACCCCGACTACAAGACCATGTCGATCTCGTCGCAGCCGAGCATCTCCTCGACCGCCCTGTGGCTGTCGTGGATGCTCATCAACGACCAGAACGACGCGTCGTCGCTGCCCGACAAGACGGTCTACGCCCCGCTCCTCATCATCCCGGAGGAGAACAGGGACGCCTGGGCCGACGCCCTCGAGTACACCGAGATCGCCGAGAACCCGACGACCCTCGAGCAGGCACAGGACTACGTGAAGGCCGCCATCGACGGCGACCCGGTCCTCCAGGAGGAGCCGCTGCCCCCGAGCGAGTGAGCCCCGGACAGCGAACGCCAGCGGAGAAGGACGGACAATGCCCGAAGCACCATCACCCGACACCCTGATCGTCCAGGGCGTCTCGAAGAGATTCGGCTCGACCCTGGCCGTGGACGACGCGTCGTTCACGGTCGGTCGGGGCGAACTCATCGGGATCGCGGGCCACAACGGCGCCGGTAAGAGCACGATCCTCAAGATCGTCAACGGCACCATCGGCGCGGACAGTGGGACGGTGACGATCGACGGCATCGTCCGTCCGGCGACGGATGCGGTCGCGCACCCCGAGAAGCTCGGGGTGCGCACCGTGTACCAGGAGCTCTCGCTGTGCGCGAGCCTCCGGGTGGACGAGACGGCGGCGATCTTCGACCACTCCGCCCGAGGGATCCGCTGGCGGTCGGCCGCGTGGCGGAACCTGCGCGGCGTGCTCGACGAGATGTTCCCGGGGCACGGCATCCGCCCGGACGCCCGCATCCACGAGCTCTCCATCGCTCGCCGACAGATGATCGAGTGCGCGAGCACCATGATCGACAGTTCGGTCCCTCCCCGGCTCGTCATCCTCGACGAGCCCACCTCCTCGCTCGACGCCTCCTCCACCGCAGGGTTCTACGACTACCTGCAGCGGAAGGCGGCCGAGGGCGTGTCCGTGATCATCACGACCCACCGACTGCAGGAGATGATCGACCACCTGTCCCGCATCTACGTGATGCGCGACGGTCGCGTGCTCGGCGAGCAGCCCGCCGCCACGGCGACGAAGGACTCGATCGTCGCCGCGATGGGTCTCGCCTCGCACGAGGAGCCGCGACCGGCTGCCGCGACCGCCGGCGGCGACCTCGTGACCACGACGGAGGCCGCCCCGGTGACGGACGGTTCCGTCGTGGTCCGTCTGGAGCAGGAGTCCACCGACGGGGGCACAGAGGTCTTCGAGATCCGACAGGGCGAGATCATCGGCTTCGCAGGCCTCGAGGGTCACGGCCAGCTCGTGGCGCTCGACGCCGTCTACCGCGCGGCCGGGCGGCGCTCCTCCGGACGCCGCCCGGCCGCCGGTCACACTCGTCGTACCCCCCACCACGCGATCTCCGTGACGGGAGACGCCGCGTACGTGAGCGGGGACCGTGGCGTGCGCGGCATCCTCCCGCTCTGGAGCGTGGAGACGAACATCAGCTTCTCCTCCCTCGGACGGCTGACGTCGGGCGGACTCATCCGAGCGCGCGCCGAGCGCGACCTCGCGCGGGAGTGGTACGGACGCCTCGGCATCAAGGGGAGCCCGACCGACCCCATCACGAGCCTCAGCGGAGGCACGCAGCAGAAGGCCCTCATGGCGCGTGCCATGGCCGTGGGTTCCGACCTGCTGCTCCTCGAGGACCCCACGCGCGGCGTCGACCAGGCCACGAAGAGCGAGGTCTACGACCTCCTCCGTCAGCAGGCCGACGAGGGCCAGACGATCGTCTGGTACTCGACCGAGAACGAGGAGCTCCGCAACTGCGACCGCGTCTTCGTCTTCCGGGTCGGGACGATCGTCGCGACCATCACCGGCGCCGAGGCGACCGAGGACACCGTCATCGCACTGTCCTTCGGCGGTCGCGACGGCGAACCGATCGACATGGACGGAGCGCTCCGATGAGCACGACAACGCTTCCCGAGGCGCCCGGCACGACGGGCCGTGCAGCACGTCCGCCCCTCACGAGCGCGATCGGCCCCTGGCTGCTCCCGAGCCTCGCTGCGCTCATCATCTTCGGGCTCATGATCGCGCTGCGGCCGCTCGTCGCCTCACCCACGGGTCTGACCCTCGTGCTCGCGCCTCTCATCCCCCTCGTGTTCGCCGTCCTCGCGCAGATGTTCGTGATCGCGGCCGGCGACATCGACCTCGGCATCGGCTCGTTCATCGGCCTCGCGAACGTGGTGATCGCCGTCGTCCTCCCCGCGAATGCGGCGGGAGGCATCCTCTTCCTCGTCGGCATGGTCCTCGCCTACGCGGCGATGGGCGTCCTCATCGCCGTCCGCGGACTGCCGTCGATCGTCGTGACACTCGGAATGTCGTTCGTCTGGCTCGGCGTCGCCATCCTCATCCTGCCGACCCCCGGAGGGACGGTGTCGGAGGGCATCGTCGGATTCGTCCGCTTCAACACGCCCGTCGTCCCCGGCGTCATCATCGTCCTCACCCTCGTGACCGCGATCGTCGCCGTGTTTCTGCACCGCAGCAAGTACGGCGCGGTCCTCCGCGGCTCGGGCTCGAACCCCGAGGGCGTCCGCCGCGCCGGGTGGTCCGTCATCCGCGCGAAGGTCGGACTCTACGTCCTCGCCGCGATCTTCGGCCTCCTGTCCGGCCTCTACCTGAGCGGACAGACCGGTGGAGGCGATCCCTACATCGCGCAGAGCTACGTGCTCCTCAGCATCGCGGGCGTCATCGTCGGCGGCGGGACGTTCAGGGGAGGCGAGGTCTCCGTGGTCGGCGCCGTCGCGGGTGGCCTCGTCGTCGGCCTACTCGGCTCCCTCCTGCAGTTCATCGGAGTGCAATCGAGCTTCCAGGCCGCCGCACAGGGCCTCGTCCTCGTTCTCGTGCTCGTGCTTCGGGCCGTCGCCCACTGGATCCGGAAGGCTCGGAGGACACTGTGACCACTCTCGATCCCACACCGACCGTGTCGGCGGACAAGCCGGCACCCCGCGCCACCGCGATGAGCGTGCTGCGGCACCCGGCCGTCCCCGCGTTCATCGGGATGCTCGCGATCTGGCTGGCGATCGGAGCGATCGCGGGGCGCGGTCTCGTCGAGACCATCAGCGCGGGCATCATCATCGCGACGTTCCTCGTCATCGTCGGCATCGGCCAGCTCTTCGTGATCACCGTGGGCAACGGCGGCATCGACCTCTCCGTGTCGTACGTCATGACGCTCAGCGCTTTCCTCGCGTGCCAGATCATGGCCGGGCAGGACGTGAACATCGCCGCCGGCATCCTCATCGCCGTAGGTGCCGGCGCGGCCGCCGGGGTCTGCAGCGCCGTCCTCATCGAGTTGATCGGGATGCCGCCGCTCGTCGGCACGCTCGCTGTCGGTTTCGCGCTGCAGACGATCACCCTCGTGTACTCGGGCAGCGTCGTGGGTGTCGCGAGCCCTGCGCTGTCGCAGTTCACGACGGCACAGATCGGCCCGATCCCGATCTTCGGGGTCGTCGGGATCGCCATCGCCGTCGCCTTCGCGCTCATCCTCAAGCGCACGAGCTACGGGCGCCGCATCGAGGCCGTGGGGCAGCGCCCGGTGGCGGCGAGCTACGCGGGCACGCGACCGGCCCTCATACGCGCGTCGGCCTACGTGATCTCGGGAGCCATGGCCGGCCTCGCCGGCGTGCTCCTCGCGGCGTACAGCGGCGGTCCCTCACTCGGACTGGGGACGAGCTACCAGCTCGCGTCGATCGCCGTCGTGGTCCTCGGCGGATCGCTCATCGCCGGAGGTCGCGGGATCGTGTCGGGCCTCTGGGCCGGCGCGGTGCTCCTCACCCTGCTCACGACGCTCGCCAACATCACCCGCCTCAGCGGGGGATGGCAGTTCATCATCCAGGGCGCGCTCATCGTCCTCGTTCTCGCGCTGTCCCGTAACCCGATCGCGCGTCGCTAGCGTCCTTTCGGCACCGCCGCCCGCGGTGCCGAAAGGACTGAATCCGGATTCCGGCATCACGACCACTGGAGGTCATCGATGGGGTACTTCTCCTCCGTCCCGTCCGGGGCGAAAGCTCAGTCCGATTCGATGAGTTCCCTGCCGACGGGCGAGCCGATCTACGAGATCCTCGACCCGCGCTTCGGCGAGTGCATCGACCTCGTGGCGCAACTCGAACGGCTCCACGGAGGGCTGCGCTGGGCCGAGGGTCCCGTCTACTTCGCCGACCACCACGCGTTGCTCTTCAGCGACATCCCGAACGAACGGATCCTGCGCTACGACGAGGAGTCCGGCGAAGTCACGCTGTTCCGCGGCGCCTCGAACAACGCGAACGGCAACACGCGAGACCGTCAGGGGCGACTCATCACGTGCGAGCAGGGAGCGGGTCGCGTGACCCGGACGGAGCCGGACGGCTCGGTCGCCGTGCTCGCCGATTCGGTGGGAGGGAAGCGGCTGAACGCACCCAACGACGTGGTCGTGAGGTCCGACGGGACGATCTGGTTCACCGACCCGTCCTACGGCCGCGAGACGAGCTTCGTCGGGACCCCGCGCCCGCGCGAGGTCGAGGTCGACGGCGTCTACCGCCTCGACGCCGACGGCGGCGACCCCGTGCTCGTGGCCGACGACTTCGTCAAGCCGAACGGCCTGGCCTTCTCGCCCGACGAGTCGAGGCTCTACATCGTCGATTCCGGATACCTCCCGGATCCGACGGGACCGCGTCACGTCCGCGTCTTCGACGTCGGAGCGGACAACACCCTCTCCGGCGGGGAGGTCCTCGTGGAGGTCATGCCGGGGATCCCCGACGGTCTCCGCGTCGACGACGCCGGACGGCTCTGGATCGGCGCGGGTGACGGCGTCCACTGCGTGCACCCCGACGGGACACTCCTCGGGAAGATCCGCGTGCCCGAGGCGGCCGCCAACGTCGCGTTCGGCGGACCCGACCGGAACCGTCTCTACATCACGGCGACCACGTCGCTCTACGCCGTCTTCCTCAACGTCACCGGTATCCAGCGACCCTGAGGACGCCGCTCGATCGGTTCAGTGCGAGGGAAGGCTCCGCCGCAGATAGGGCGCCGTGCGGCTGCCCGCGGCGGCGGCGACCTCGCTCGGGGCGCCCGCGGCGACCACGCGGCCGCCCTCGTCTCCGCCGGCCGGCCCCATGTCGATCACGTGGTCGGCGGCCGCGACGACGCTCATCGAGTGCTCCACGAGCACGACGGTGTTCTCCGCGTCGACGAGGCGCTGCAGCTGCGTCACGAGCAGCTCCACGTCGGACGGGTGCAGTCCCGACGTCGGCTCGTCGAGCAGGTACAGGGTGTGCCCGGTACGAGCGCGCTGCAGTTCCGTGGCGAGCTTGATGCGCTGGGCTTCGCCGCCGGACAGCTGCGGCGCCGGCTGCCCGAGCCGCAGGTACCCGAGCCCCACCTGGCGGAGCGTCTCCAGGCCTCGCGACGCGGCGGGCACCTCGGCGAGGAAGCCGGCGGCCTCGTCCACCGTCATCGCGAGCACGTCAGCGATCGATGCGTCGTTCCACGTCACCTCGAGCGTCTCGGGGTTGTAGCGGGAACCGTGGCACTCGGGACACGGCGCCCAGCTGCCGGGGAGAAACAGGAGCTCCACCGACACGGAGCCCTCTCCCTGGCACACCTCGCAGCGCCCGCCGACGACGTTGAAGGAGAACCGACCGGCCGTCCAGCCGCGCGCTCGCGCCTCGTCCGTGGCCGCGAACACCTGTCGGACGGCGTCGAAGAGGCCCGTATAGGTGGCGAGGTTCGAGCGCGGCGTGCGGCCGATCGCCTTCTGGTCCACCTGCACCACACGGGTGACGAGCGGGTGCTCGGTGGCCCGCTCCGCGAGCACCTTCCCCACGAGCGTCGACTTGCCCGAGCCGGACACTCCCGTGACCGCGGTGAGGACACCGAGCGGCACGTCCACGTCGAGGTCTCGGAGGTTGTGGAGCGACACGTCGCGCAGCTCGAGCGTCGCCGCGGGCGTCCTCGGTTCGCGCGACTCCTCGGCGTCGCCCGTCGGCTCGAGGAATCGACGCGTCACCGACGCATCGACGTCCGCGAGGCCCGCGACCGGCCCGCTGTAGAGCACGTCGCCTCCGCCCGCGCCGGCGCTCGGCCCCACGTCGACGATCCAGTCCGCGTGTCGGACGATGTCCATGTTGTGCTCGACGACGAACACGCTGTTGCCGCTCGCGCGCAGACCCTCGAGCACCTCGATGAGCGGCTCCGCGTCGGCCGGGTGGAGCCCGGCGCTCGGCTCATCGAGGACGTAGACCACGCCGAAGAGCCCGCTCCGCAGCTGCGTCGCGATGCGCAGGCGCTGCATCTCGCCCGGCGAGAGCGTGGGCGTCGACCGGTCGAGGCTCAGATAGCCGAGCCCCAGTCCCGTGAGCACCTCGACGCGGGAGAGCAGGTCGCGCGAGATCGCGACGGCGACCTCCGATCCCTCGCCCGACGAGGCGCGCGACGTGGCCGCCGTCGCGTGCTCCGCCGTGGCGATGGGGCGCAACGCGTCGGCGAGGTCCGTGAGCGGAAGACGGTTGAGCTCCGCGATCGTGCGACCGGCCACGGTCACGGCGAGCGCCGCGCGCGTGAGCCCGCTGCCGCCGCACAGGGAGCACGGACCGGACTCGACGAACTGCAGCACCTTCGTCCGCTGGCTCTCGCTCTGCGAGTCCGCGAGGGTGTGCATCACGAACTGGCGTGCGCTCCAGAACCGGCCCTTGTACGGCTTCGCGACGCGGTCGCGCTGCGGCGTCACCTCCACGACGGGCTGCTCCTCGGTGAAGAGGAGCCAGTCGCGGTCCTCGCGGGAGAGGTCGCGCCACGGACGGTCGATGTCGTAGCCGAGGACCGCGGTGACGTCGCGGAGGTTCTTGCCCTGCCACGCGCCGGGCCACGCGGTGATGGCGCCGTCGCGGATGCTCAGCGAGTCGTCGTGGACCGCGGTGGCCTCCGTGACCTCGTGCGCGATGCCGAGGCCGTGGCAGCGGGGGCACGCTCCCGCGACGGTGTTGGGAGAGAAGGAGTCGGACTCGAGCCGCTCGGCGCCCTCCGGATACGTGCCGGCGCGCGAGTACATCATCCGCACGGAGTTGGAGAGGGTCGTGAGCGTGCCGACGGTGGAGCGGGAGCTCGGAGCGCCGCGCCGCTGCTGCAGCGCGACAGCCGGCGGGAGTCCCGTGATCGAGTCGACGTGCGGGGTGTTCCCCTGCGCGATGAGCCGCCGCGCGTAGGGAGCGACGGATTCGAGGAACCGGCGCTGCGCCTCGGCGAAGATCGTGCCGAACGCGAGCGACGTCTTTCCCGAACCGGAGACCCCCGTGAACGCGACGATGCTGTCGCGCGGCACATCCACGTCGACGTTCTGCAGGTTGTTCTCGTTCGCCCCACGCACGCGGATGAAGCCGTCGCGGGTCGCGGAGTCGAGAGGCTCGGACGAGGTGAGGGAGGGCGCGGGTGTTCCGGACGAAGCCATTCGACCGAGCCTAGCCCCGGGGCCGGGTGGTTGCCATGGGCCCGACGGCCCCGCTCGCCCCCCCCCCCCCCCCCCCCCCCCCCCCCCCCCCCCCCCCCCCCCCCCCCCCCCCCCCGCAGACAGGACGAAACCCATGGTTTCGCATAGCCTTATTTACACTTACACTCCTAAGTGTAAATAGCGTACAAGCCTGTTCGCACGGAGAAAGCGAGCGTCGAGGTGAAATCGACCGCGGGAGACCCTCCTCACGGAACCGGCTGGCCAGCGATCCAGCACGAGGAGCACGCCTGGACATCGCGGCTCAATCCGCAGGATCTCACACGATCGCAACGCGAGCGCATCAGGCTGCCGTATTCGTCCGCAGTAGCTCCCCCGATCGCGGGCCTCACCTTCGACGTCCCCCGTGACCTCGCCGCGGACGTGGACGAAGCAACGACGCAGCTCGCTCGATTCGACGCCGAGACAGGGCCGTCAGGACTTCCGTTCGCGTCGATACTTCTCCGCAGCGAGTCGGCATCGTCCTCGGAGATCGAGCACCTGACCAGTGGGGCGCGAGCGATCGCCGAGGCTGAGCTCGGTGAGCGTGAGACCGGGAACGCGGCTCAGATCGTCCGCAACGTCCGCTCGATGGAAGCGGCGCTCGCGCTCGCCGACACCATCGACGAGTCGAGCATCATCTCGATGCAGGACGCCCTTCTCGGCGCCGTCGCTCCCGAGCTCACGGGCGGGTGGCGTGAGGAGCAGGTGTGGATCGGTGGCGGGTCGCTCAGCCCCCACCTCGCGGACTTCGTTCCTCCGCACCACGACCGCCTTTCCGCCGCGATGGGCGACTTCGTCGACTTCATCGGTCGATCCGACATCCCTCCGCTCGTGCACGCCTCGATAGCCCATGCCCAGTTCGAGACGATCCATCCGTTCGCGGACGGCAACGGACGCACGGGCCGGGCGATCGTCCAGGCGCTGCTCCGCC
Proteins encoded in this window:
- a CDS encoding Fic family protein translates to MKSTAGDPPHGTGWPAIQHEEHAWTSRLNPQDLTRSQRERIRLPYSSAVAPPIAGLTFDVPRDLAADVDEATTQLARFDAETGPSGLPFASILLRSESASSSEIEHLTSGARAIAEAELGERETGNAAQIVRNVRSMEAALALADTIDESSIISMQDALLGAVAPELTGGWREEQVWIGGGSLSPHLADFVPPHHDRLSAAMGDFVDFIGRSDIPPLVHASIAHAQFETIHPFADGNGRTGRAIVQALLRRSEVTSNITVPVSAGLLHDVDGYYDALTAYRRGDIRPIIAAFARAADYAVVNGRLLVRDVRDAEAGWDEKLLGIRADAAARRVAVLAIAHPVLNYDLVVRELSVAPVTALRALDTLVERGVLRPANSKRRNRIWLAEHILAALDDFAARAGRRRSPA